Part of the Candidatus Neomarinimicrobiota bacterium genome is shown below.
TCCTGGAGAATGTGCATCTTCTCCGTGATAATAGGTTTAATCAGCACCGTGCCGCTCATTGGACTTCTCGTTCGGCGGTTTTCTTCGTTTGATCAAACATCTTGTTAATTATTTCTACCGCACCCGTTTCAATTATCAGTGTCTTACTGCTGAGCAAATCGAGAGTGGAGCTATAGTCAGCCCTTACTACCATCAGATTTCGCAAGTTGCGTGCGGCGAGGAGAACGTTCTCGTTAAGTTCCTTGACGAGCAGGAGAGCGCTGCCGCCGTTGATTCGAAGGCTTTGCAATAGATTCCTCATCTGCTTCGTCTTATTGTCTTCAAAGTTCAATTCCTCGATGACCCTTATGCTTCCTGCCTTTGCGTGCGTGGAAAAGGCGCTCCGTCTTGCCAGCTGTTTCACTTTTTTATTTATCTTATGCCGGCTGATGCCCGGTTTAAGCGCAAACGTATGACCGCCGCCTCTCCAAATGGGGGATCTGATCGTGCCTATCCTTGCTCTTCCGGTGCCTTTTTGCCGCCACGGTTTCCTTCCGCTGCCCTGTACTTCAGCCTTGTTCTTCGTCGCACGGCTCCCCTGTCTCAAATGTGCGAGCTCGGCAATTACCGCGGAATGAACCGCGTTGTCGTTCGGTTCGATTTCGAATATCTGCGGGCTCAGATTTACCTTTTTGCCGGTGTCATCGCCCGATGCTGTCAGTACGTTCAGTCTCATCTTAATTCCAGATTCTCACGAACGAATTTATCGCTCCCGGAACCGGTCCCTTGACTACTATCAAATTCTTTTCTACGTCCACCCGCATGATGCGTACGTTGCGGCGG
Proteins encoded:
- the rplD gene encoding 50S ribosomal protein L4, with amino-acid sequence MRLNVLTASGDDTGKKVNLSPQIFEIEPNDNAVHSAVIAELAHLRQGSRATKNKAEVQGSGRKPWRQKGTGRARIGTIRSPIWRGGGHTFALKPGISRHKINKKVKQLARRSAFSTHAKAGSIRVIEELNFEDNKTKQMRNLLQSLRINGGSALLLVKELNENVLLAARNLRNLMVVRADYSSTLDLLSSKTLIIETGAVEIINKMFDQTKKTAEREVQ